A genomic segment from Luteibacter aegosomatis encodes:
- the trbB gene encoding P-type conjugative transfer ATPase TrbB — translation MESQFSGGLSAVTRERARDKLRRDLGDVFLEAFNDPKTVEIMLNADHRLWQERLGEGMRCIGTMRPSQSEAVIKTTAGYYGKEITRSNPVLETEFPLDGSRFAAQLPPIVSAPTFALRKKAISIFSLEDYVASEVMTEAQRRVIVDAIRAHRNILVIGGTGSGKTTLVNAIIRGMVETDARDRVFIIEDTGEIQCAADNFVQYRTSCEVSMTQLLRTTLRMRPDRILVGEVRGPEALDLLMAWNTGHEGGAATLHANDARAGLSRLSLLVSMHRDAPNPIEPLIAEAVHVIVHISRTPHGRRVQEVLAVDGYGKSGFITKRL, via the coding sequence TTCAGTGGCGGCCTGTCGGCCGTAACGCGCGAACGCGCGCGCGACAAGCTGCGCCGAGACCTCGGCGACGTGTTCCTCGAAGCTTTCAATGACCCGAAAACGGTCGAAATCATGCTCAACGCCGACCACCGCCTTTGGCAGGAGCGATTGGGCGAAGGCATGCGCTGCATCGGCACGATGCGCCCAAGCCAGTCCGAAGCCGTCATCAAGACCACGGCCGGCTATTACGGCAAGGAAATCACGCGCTCGAATCCGGTGCTCGAAACCGAGTTTCCGCTCGACGGATCGCGCTTCGCCGCCCAATTGCCGCCCATCGTCAGCGCACCGACCTTCGCGCTCCGAAAAAAGGCGATCTCCATCTTCAGTCTGGAGGACTATGTCGCCTCAGAGGTCATGACGGAAGCGCAGCGACGAGTCATCGTGGATGCGATTCGCGCGCATCGAAATATTCTGGTGATCGGTGGGACCGGTTCCGGTAAGACAACATTGGTCAACGCCATTATTCGCGGAATGGTCGAGACGGATGCCAGAGACCGCGTCTTTATCATCGAGGACACCGGTGAGATCCAGTGCGCGGCTGATAATTTCGTGCAGTACAGGACGTCTTGCGAAGTGAGCATGACTCAATTGCTACGGACGACGTTGCGCATGCGTCCGGATCGAATCCTGGTCGGCGAAGTGCGTGGGCCGGAAGCGCTCGACTTATTGATGGCCTGGAATACCGGACACGAGGGAGGCGCAGCGACCCTGCATGCCAATGATGCGCGCGCTGGTCTATCCCGATTATCTCTACTGGTGAGCATGCATCGAGATGCCCCCAATCCGATTGAACCACTGATTGCCGAGGCAGTGCACGTGATCGTCCACATCTCGCGAACGCCTCATGGCCGTAGAGTCCAGGAGGTTCTCGCAGTAGACGGGTATGGAAAATCTGGATTTATAACTAAAAGGCTGTAG
- a CDS encoding TrbC/VirB2 family protein codes for MAIIVALISGVMFPSLALAEGLPFQTNADLLEKAMSGPIATIISLVGIVGCGAMLIFGGELSGFARTMVFLVLVISVIVQAGAIVRVLQGETGGSPNVTVTTMR; via the coding sequence ATGGCAATCATCGTCGCTCTAATTTCGGGCGTAATGTTCCCTTCGCTCGCGCTCGCAGAAGGACTCCCCTTCCAAACCAATGCCGACCTGCTTGAGAAGGCGATGTCGGGTCCGATCGCGACCATCATCTCGCTTGTAGGAATCGTGGGTTGCGGTGCGATGCTTATTTTTGGTGGCGAACTGAGTGGGTTTGCGCGAACCATGGTGTTTCTGGTGCTCGTCATATCGGTCATCGTCCAAGCAGGCGCCATCGTAAGAGTTTTGCAAGGCGAGACGGGTGGATCCCCCAATGTCACCGTCACCACAATGAGGTAG
- a CDS encoding conjugal transfer protein TrbD, which yields MLGGDRELVLFTGLLAGALIFSAHDLKAAVFGVTLWVIGLQIFRIMAKADPKMRYVYLRQRRYRKFYPARSTPFRENGPAEQAQFR from the coding sequence GTGCTCGGAGGAGATCGTGAGCTCGTCCTGTTTACCGGACTCTTGGCCGGCGCACTAATATTTTCTGCGCACGATCTAAAGGCTGCCGTCTTTGGTGTGACCCTATGGGTCATTGGTCTTCAGATATTTCGAATCATGGCCAAGGCCGACCCGAAAATGCGCTACGTGTACCTGCGTCAGCGTCGTTATCGAAAATTCTACCCAGCACGCTCGACGCCATTCCGTGAAAACGGCCCAGCCGAGCAGGCGCAATTCCGATGA
- a CDS encoding VirB4 family type IV secretion/conjugal transfer ATPase, whose amino-acid sequence MTLVWFICGMAAIVAVLVIILFITIRKLDNEPRLDFRRPHGQAAADLLNYAAVVADGVIVCKNGAFMAAWMYEGDDAASSTDEQRETTSMRINQALARLGNGWMLHVDAVRRPASEYPDAASSHFPDRVSAAMDEERRRLFQMLGTTYEGYMVMTLTWYPPQIAQRRFVEMMFDDEAEVAGKTEQTTNLIAEFQRECTSFENGLSGVLKMTRLCAHSKLTEYGRRLVYDDFLRWLQYCVTGVDHPVVLPENPVYLDALIGGQDIWTGVAPRIGRRFIQVVAVEGFPLESYPGILASLADLPSQYRWSNRFIFMDPHEALRQMEKFRKKWRQKVRGFFDQIFQTSSGSVNYDALSMMKDAEAAIAEINSGLVAQGFYTSVVIVSDDDRVRLDRSVRQIEKAINARGFAARIESVNTMDALLGSFPGHGVENVRRPQLNTLNLADLLPTATIWTGEPDAPCPMYPPRSPPLMHCVTQGATPFRLNLHVNDLGHTFIFGPTGAGKSTHLGILAAQFRRYPGMSLYCFDKGRSLYPLVKACGGLHFDVGGDDDELAFCPLQFLETKSDRAWAMEWIDSMLALNGVQTTPAQRNEIGNAIVSMHQSGATTLSEFVLMIQEESIREALKVYTADGAMGHLLDASVDGLRLSDFAVFEIEDLMTMGDRFVLPVLLYLFRRIETSLKGQPAAIILDEAWLMLGHPVFRAKIREWLKVLRKANCLVVMATQGLSDAANSGILDVIVESTATKIFLPNPFARDEDAAALYRRMGLNARQIEILATAVQKRHYYYVSDKGRRLYDLALGPLALAFIGNADKESIAAIRALEARHGEGWVDEWLAGKGLRLADYGA is encoded by the coding sequence ATGACACTCGTATGGTTCATCTGTGGCATGGCGGCGATCGTTGCCGTGCTGGTCATCATCCTGTTCATCACGATTCGCAAGCTCGATAACGAACCCCGGCTGGATTTCCGTCGCCCGCACGGACAGGCGGCCGCGGATCTCCTGAACTACGCTGCCGTAGTCGCGGATGGTGTCATCGTCTGCAAGAACGGCGCCTTCATGGCGGCGTGGATGTACGAAGGCGACGATGCGGCGAGCAGCACCGACGAGCAGCGTGAAACCACGTCCATGCGTATCAACCAGGCGCTTGCACGGCTGGGCAACGGTTGGATGTTGCACGTGGATGCGGTTCGTCGGCCGGCGAGTGAGTACCCGGATGCCGCCAGCTCGCACTTCCCCGACCGTGTATCGGCGGCCATGGACGAGGAACGACGCCGGCTGTTCCAGATGCTGGGGACGACTTACGAGGGCTACATGGTCATGACCCTCACCTGGTACCCGCCGCAGATCGCCCAGCGCCGCTTCGTCGAAATGATGTTCGACGACGAAGCCGAAGTGGCCGGCAAGACGGAGCAGACGACCAACCTCATCGCCGAGTTCCAGCGCGAGTGCACAAGCTTCGAGAACGGCCTTTCCGGCGTGCTCAAGATGACGCGTCTTTGCGCGCACAGCAAACTGACGGAATACGGCCGTCGGTTGGTCTATGACGACTTCCTGCGTTGGCTCCAGTATTGCGTGACGGGCGTGGACCATCCCGTGGTGCTGCCGGAGAACCCGGTGTACCTGGATGCCCTGATTGGTGGACAGGATATCTGGACCGGCGTCGCGCCGCGCATCGGACGTCGCTTCATCCAGGTGGTGGCCGTGGAAGGCTTCCCACTGGAGTCATATCCTGGGATTTTGGCATCGCTCGCCGATCTACCCAGCCAATATCGCTGGTCGAATCGCTTCATCTTCATGGATCCCCATGAGGCGTTGCGGCAGATGGAAAAGTTCCGCAAGAAGTGGCGCCAGAAGGTGCGCGGCTTCTTCGATCAGATTTTCCAGACCAGCAGCGGCTCGGTGAACTACGACGCCCTGTCGATGATGAAGGATGCCGAAGCGGCCATCGCGGAAATCAACAGCGGGCTGGTGGCCCAGGGTTTCTACACCAGCGTCGTCATCGTCTCCGACGACGATCGCGTGCGACTGGACCGATCCGTGCGCCAGATCGAGAAGGCCATCAATGCGCGCGGGTTCGCCGCGCGTATCGAATCGGTCAACACCATGGATGCCCTGCTCGGAAGTTTCCCCGGGCATGGTGTGGAGAACGTGCGTCGTCCCCAGCTCAATACCCTCAACCTCGCCGACCTTCTGCCCACGGCCACGATTTGGACGGGGGAGCCGGATGCTCCCTGCCCGATGTATCCGCCGCGGTCGCCGCCGCTCATGCATTGCGTTACCCAGGGAGCGACGCCGTTTCGTCTCAACCTGCACGTGAACGACCTGGGTCATACGTTCATCTTTGGGCCGACGGGCGCGGGCAAGTCGACCCATCTTGGAATCCTTGCGGCACAGTTCCGCCGGTATCCCGGCATGTCCCTCTACTGCTTCGACAAGGGGCGTTCCCTTTATCCGCTCGTGAAGGCATGCGGTGGCTTGCATTTCGACGTAGGTGGTGACGACGATGAGCTGGCCTTCTGTCCGCTTCAGTTCCTCGAGACGAAGTCGGACCGTGCCTGGGCCATGGAGTGGATCGATTCCATGCTTGCGCTGAACGGCGTGCAGACCACGCCCGCGCAGCGGAACGAGATCGGAAACGCCATCGTCTCGATGCACCAGTCGGGAGCGACCACGCTGTCCGAATTCGTACTGATGATCCAGGAGGAGTCGATCCGCGAGGCTTTGAAGGTTTATACCGCCGATGGAGCCATGGGGCATCTCCTCGACGCGAGTGTCGACGGCTTGAGGCTTTCCGACTTCGCGGTGTTCGAGATCGAAGACCTCATGACCATGGGCGACCGATTCGTGCTGCCGGTACTGCTTTACCTTTTCCGGCGTATCGAGACGTCGCTGAAGGGCCAGCCCGCGGCCATCATCCTCGACGAAGCCTGGCTGATGCTCGGCCACCCGGTGTTCCGGGCGAAGATCCGTGAATGGCTCAAGGTGTTGCGCAAGGCCAACTGCCTGGTGGTCATGGCGACGCAGGGCCTGTCGGATGCGGCGAACTCCGGCATCCTCGACGTGATCGTGGAATCCACGGCCACGAAGATCTTCCTGCCCAACCCCTTCGCCAGGGACGAGGATGCGGCCGCGCTCTATCGGCGGATGGGTCTGAATGCCCGGCAGATCGAGATCCTCGCCACTGCCGTTCAGAAGCGGCATTACTACTACGTGTCCGACAAGGGCCGTCGCCTCTACGACCTGGCCTTGGGTCCGCTGGCGTTGGCGTTCATCGGTAACGCCGACAAGGAATCCATCGCGGCGATCCGGGCGCTCGAAGCTCGCCACGGTGAAGGGTGGGTCGATGAGTGGCTGGCGGGCAAGGGCCTGCGCCTGGCCGACTATGGAGCATGA
- a CDS encoding VirB8/TrbF family protein — protein MAKRKIDYKRVPKPADGLAHPYLNAKRTWNSHVGGVIASRALWQAMALLCLLVVFVAVGGVVYIGSQSKFVPYVVEVDKLGEAAAVAPASLATHFDQRIVRTTLAEFIVNARTVTPDIALQRRNIFKVYSQMRASSPAAQKMTGYLNGSPESNPFKRAEKQTVNVEILSSIPQSTATWQVDWMETERNRKGDILGKPFRMRALIHIDPTPQAQDMDEDRLRLNPLGIFITDYSWSKQF, from the coding sequence ATGGCTAAGCGGAAGATCGATTACAAGCGCGTTCCCAAGCCGGCCGACGGCCTGGCGCATCCTTATCTCAATGCCAAGCGCACATGGAATTCCCATGTCGGCGGCGTGATCGCCTCGCGCGCGCTCTGGCAGGCGATGGCGTTGCTTTGCCTGCTCGTCGTTTTCGTCGCCGTCGGTGGCGTCGTCTACATCGGCAGCCAGTCGAAGTTCGTGCCCTACGTCGTCGAAGTCGACAAGCTCGGCGAAGCGGCGGCGGTGGCACCGGCATCGCTGGCGACTCACTTCGATCAGCGCATCGTGCGCACGACGCTGGCGGAGTTCATCGTCAATGCGCGTACGGTAACGCCCGACATCGCCCTCCAACGGCGAAACATCTTCAAGGTGTACTCGCAGATGCGGGCCAGCAGTCCCGCCGCGCAGAAGATGACGGGCTATCTCAATGGCTCGCCCGAAAGCAACCCATTCAAGCGGGCGGAGAAGCAGACCGTCAATGTGGAAATCCTGTCGTCCATCCCGCAGAGCACGGCGACCTGGCAGGTCGACTGGATGGAGACGGAGCGAAACCGCAAGGGAGACATCCTAGGCAAGCCCTTCCGCATGCGGGCGCTCATCCACATCGATCCCACGCCGCAGGCACAGGACATGGACGAAGACCGCCTTCGCCTGAACCCGCTCGGTATCTTCATCACGGACTACTCCTGGTCCAAGCAGTTCTAG
- the trbG gene encoding P-type conjugative transfer protein TrbG: MFKAIALAVLALGLPCAALANTDADLANRFLATDNPKLTPTEKAGLDISRQWIASTSAAVKPVPGPDGAIRFLFGQSQPSIVCAVLQVCDVELEPGEQVSSVNLGDAVRWLVEPALSGSGDTAIQHLVIKPLDVGLETSLMVTTDRRTYHLRLRSHRTEYMPRVAFSYPTASASKWAETKRKASTEQARKGSSGTNEYLGQLDFNYRVSGNAPFKPARVYNDGVKTIIEMPTTFSQGEAPTLLVVRDSGSLFRKDDEVLVNYRLQDGRYIVDTLFDKAILVAGVGPAQRKVTIERKR; the protein is encoded by the coding sequence GTGTTCAAAGCAATCGCTCTCGCCGTACTGGCGCTAGGGCTGCCGTGCGCCGCCTTGGCAAATACCGACGCGGATCTGGCCAATCGCTTCCTGGCGACCGACAACCCGAAGCTTACCCCCACCGAAAAGGCGGGACTGGATATCTCCCGTCAGTGGATCGCCAGCACCTCGGCGGCGGTCAAGCCGGTGCCGGGGCCGGACGGCGCCATCCGCTTCCTGTTCGGCCAATCCCAGCCGAGCATCGTCTGCGCCGTGCTCCAGGTGTGCGACGTCGAACTGGAGCCCGGTGAACAGGTGAGTTCCGTGAATCTCGGCGACGCGGTGCGATGGCTGGTGGAGCCGGCCCTTTCCGGCAGCGGCGACACCGCCATCCAGCACCTTGTCATCAAGCCCCTTGATGTGGGCCTGGAGACGTCGCTCATGGTGACCACGGATCGTCGGACCTACCATCTCCGACTGCGCTCGCATCGCACGGAGTACATGCCTCGGGTCGCGTTTTCCTATCCCACGGCGTCGGCCTCCAAGTGGGCCGAGACCAAGAGGAAGGCGTCGACCGAGCAGGCAAGGAAGGGGAGCTCCGGCACCAACGAGTATCTGGGCCAGCTCGATTTCAACTACCGGGTCAGCGGCAATGCGCCGTTCAAACCGGCGCGCGTCTACAACGATGGGGTAAAGACGATTATCGAGATGCCGACGACGTTCTCCCAGGGGGAAGCGCCGACGCTTCTTGTCGTCCGGGATAGCGGAAGCCTCTTCCGGAAGGATGACGAGGTCCTGGTCAACTACCGTCTCCAGGATGGGCGCTACATCGTCGATACGCTGTTCGACAAGGCGATCCTGGTCGCAGGCGTAGGCCCGGCACAGCGCAAGGTAACGATCGAGAGGAAGCGTTGA
- a CDS encoding TrbI/VirB10 family protein produces the protein MEKIPNEAEALAPEAGVPAKADDVAPGVRRVNNVPLMIIGGVLAIFVILVGTMVTRRDDGEPIRHGSSQGALPESGHVLDKLLISGATAGVVEAADKPGYPAIPVAQLPNDELPPAPPRVEGASRSDTGPADEHAAERMKMLQTALHAKTSITKVDKPPQSPGGEPADADADAAQGGSAEPDPRVPVHANGDYGAFDRKGAAGEDRWVLGSRQESPRSLYELRAGAVIPAIMISGINSDLPGQIIAQVSQDVFDTATGKFRLIPQGARLIGRYNHQVVFGQSRLLVAWQRIVFPDGKALDIGAMDGVDASGYAGFSDKVDNHYLRIFGSAIFLSGITAGLTSSTTDPRNDPYGSSNAAVLSQALAQQIGTVAADMLRKNLDVAPTLKIRPGYRFHVMAVKDMTFDRPYIPFE, from the coding sequence ATGGAAAAGATACCGAACGAAGCCGAGGCACTGGCACCTGAAGCCGGCGTCCCCGCGAAAGCCGACGACGTCGCCCCGGGCGTCCGTCGGGTCAATAACGTTCCGCTGATGATCATCGGCGGCGTGCTGGCGATCTTCGTGATCCTGGTCGGCACGATGGTCACGCGGCGTGACGACGGCGAACCTATCCGTCATGGAAGCTCCCAGGGAGCGCTTCCGGAAAGTGGTCACGTGCTGGATAAATTGCTCATTAGCGGCGCGACGGCCGGGGTCGTTGAGGCGGCCGACAAGCCAGGCTATCCGGCGATCCCTGTTGCGCAGCTGCCGAACGACGAGCTACCCCCCGCTCCACCGCGCGTGGAGGGTGCATCGCGGTCCGATACCGGACCCGCGGATGAACATGCCGCGGAACGGATGAAGATGTTGCAGACGGCGCTGCATGCGAAAACGTCGATCACCAAGGTCGACAAGCCGCCGCAATCGCCAGGCGGCGAGCCGGCCGACGCCGACGCCGACGCGGCACAGGGAGGCAGCGCTGAACCCGATCCACGCGTCCCGGTACATGCGAACGGCGATTACGGCGCCTTCGACCGGAAAGGTGCGGCGGGTGAGGACCGCTGGGTGCTGGGTTCGAGGCAGGAATCGCCTCGCAGCCTTTATGAACTGCGTGCGGGTGCCGTCATCCCGGCCATCATGATTTCCGGCATCAATTCGGACTTGCCGGGCCAGATCATCGCGCAGGTCAGCCAGGACGTCTTCGATACCGCGACAGGGAAGTTTCGGCTGATCCCGCAAGGGGCGAGGCTCATCGGCCGGTATAACCACCAAGTGGTTTTCGGGCAGTCCCGCTTGCTCGTCGCCTGGCAGCGGATCGTGTTTCCGGACGGGAAGGCGCTGGACATCGGCGCCATGGATGGCGTCGACGCGTCGGGATACGCCGGGTTCTCGGACAAGGTCGACAATCACTACCTGCGCATCTTCGGTTCGGCGATCTTCCTTTCCGGGATCACCGCCGGACTCACATCGTCCACGACCGATCCCCGCAACGATCCTTACGGATCCTCGAATGCCGCGGTACTCAGTCAGGCCCTGGCGCAGCAGATCGGTACGGTGGCCGCGGACATGCTCCGCAAAAACCTGGACGTGGCACCCACGCTGAAGATACGGCCGGGCTATCGCTTTCACGTCATGGCGGTGAAGGACATGACGTTCGACCGGCCTTACATTCCCTTCGAGTAG
- the trbL gene encoding P-type conjugative transfer protein TrbL encodes MLRVTTVLFLCAFAGDASAGVAADDLVEGIGKLFREHPNAGFILEAAERLFWTLATISLVWTMGMQILRQDIGEVLMELTRFVVVTGIFFWILDTASRGKGDDGSILNIVNSFFEMSNGSPDATAFIDDANSIARVGLQVYTDVIYATGSAPDADKIILNLLGIGTMIVLCLMAAQFLLLLVAAWMMGYAGIFLLGFGGARWTSPVAIHFYKHVFAIGMCMLVLGFIGHQGYPLLDELANASAATRSGISGYTNQGLMLCVSVLFLVLSLKVPQILYSVVTGSQVGIYVGSASMVGSAIGAGGAAALASMNTWSSPVDQTSRHVDSPSRVSVRADSVMEAVHRSAIGIDGPSEPFNTRVSNYGTTVGDRQANQIAGNATFDRGPSFGASLGASTSSGEPMRLAGDASSRFSHEPYAEAKRLSSPMSETEPGPDYAAEMSAIMESRQTHGSLDSAHPSGGGHMATSGGNTLPGAGSAHAVRVADDGERVILPGEFLDVEGAQGDARVGSQTAISLGPQASSGAVNHADADLRTHGHLEAGAPEVPELSIAADGTTLDRREVSQTRMHDVSVKASVEASREDSSVRALEGARAHETSAVVTERGAPVDVVPGRVGPTSAQAGEASSGVRSSEHVGGSSVGDASTHGSLTHSHVFDQDREAAGFAGLPSDDSVGIAQAERAGNTPAHASSRGVGGLPDGVTDGVAPSVQRASGTPVDASNHGADMTSSGSTTPFPSMSSDGSPEKISVPDASVDDVGRTRTRGAVEVPVPGSIPERAEVSSVEANGMHGTPTQDFGAASDSEPGGLFAMKASVGHSFAGIDEKEGTPARAIVEPVRQDDGAETTGSVADEMPKGVDEHTSLEVVNRGSARGSDARHGSSATSSALSTTIDSALTGPADIANVEIGQLSRDASIDEKEGTPAHAIVESVRHDDGAETIGSVADEMSKGVDEHTSLEVVNRGSARSSDARHGSNATSSALSATIDSALTGSADIANVEIGQLSRDASTSSLIEKIENDQDTTRRETLLGAADVDAPDVESCTTAQDRIRASTYGTADKPSTASHVHQHSSDASTEDPRVTNVPANRDWKRHDEPDPGDPPMLSDDPDADPPT; translated from the coding sequence ATGCTTCGTGTCACGACGGTGCTTTTCTTGTGCGCCTTTGCCGGTGATGCCTCGGCCGGCGTCGCGGCGGACGACCTCGTCGAGGGCATAGGAAAGCTGTTCCGGGAGCACCCGAATGCGGGGTTCATCCTGGAGGCGGCGGAACGCCTGTTCTGGACCCTGGCGACCATCAGCCTCGTATGGACGATGGGGATGCAGATCCTGCGACAGGACATCGGCGAAGTGCTCATGGAGCTGACCCGGTTCGTCGTCGTGACGGGGATCTTCTTCTGGATACTTGACACTGCGTCGAGGGGAAAGGGTGATGACGGGTCCATCCTCAACATCGTCAATTCATTTTTCGAGATGTCGAACGGATCGCCCGATGCCACCGCTTTCATCGATGATGCGAACTCGATCGCCCGGGTCGGTTTGCAGGTCTATACCGATGTGATCTATGCCACGGGATCGGCGCCCGATGCGGACAAGATCATCCTCAATTTGCTTGGCATCGGGACGATGATCGTCCTCTGTCTCATGGCGGCGCAGTTTCTCTTGTTGCTCGTTGCGGCCTGGATGATGGGGTACGCGGGTATCTTCCTTCTCGGATTCGGGGGTGCCCGCTGGACGTCGCCCGTGGCCATCCATTTCTACAAGCATGTCTTCGCCATCGGGATGTGCATGCTCGTGCTGGGCTTCATCGGTCATCAGGGATATCCGCTGCTCGATGAGTTGGCCAATGCGTCGGCAGCCACGCGGTCGGGCATTTCAGGCTATACGAACCAGGGGCTGATGCTCTGCGTTTCGGTCCTGTTTCTCGTACTTTCGCTGAAAGTGCCACAGATCCTCTATTCGGTCGTCACGGGGTCCCAGGTCGGCATCTACGTCGGCAGCGCGAGCATGGTGGGTTCGGCGATCGGCGCGGGCGGCGCAGCCGCACTGGCGTCCATGAACACGTGGTCCAGCCCAGTCGATCAGACGTCCCGTCACGTCGACTCCCCGAGCCGGGTATCGGTAAGGGCGGACTCCGTCATGGAAGCGGTTCATCGATCGGCGATCGGAATCGACGGCCCTAGCGAGCCCTTCAACACGCGGGTGTCGAACTACGGCACCACGGTCGGCGATCGGCAGGCCAATCAGATCGCCGGGAACGCGACGTTCGATCGCGGCCCGTCGTTCGGGGCTTCCCTGGGCGCGTCCACATCGTCAGGAGAACCGATGCGCCTCGCCGGGGATGCGTCGTCGCGTTTTTCCCATGAGCCGTATGCCGAAGCAAAGCGGCTGTCGTCCCCTATGAGCGAAACCGAGCCTGGGCCCGACTATGCGGCCGAGATGTCCGCGATCATGGAGTCACGGCAGACCCACGGCTCGTTGGATTCGGCTCATCCGAGTGGAGGCGGTCACATGGCCACCTCGGGGGGCAATACGTTGCCGGGCGCGGGGAGTGCGCACGCCGTTCGCGTTGCCGACGACGGGGAGCGGGTGATCTTGCCCGGTGAGTTCCTTGACGTCGAAGGAGCGCAAGGGGATGCGCGTGTCGGTTCGCAGACGGCGATATCCCTCGGTCCGCAAGCTTCCTCGGGCGCGGTAAACCATGCGGATGCCGATCTGCGAACGCACGGGCACCTTGAAGCCGGGGCTCCGGAGGTCCCTGAGCTCTCCATCGCCGCGGACGGCACAACCCTTGATCGCAGGGAGGTGAGCCAGACGCGGATGCACGATGTTTCCGTCAAGGCCTCGGTTGAAGCATCTCGGGAAGACTCGTCCGTCCGCGCCTTGGAAGGGGCCCGCGCGCATGAAACCTCCGCGGTAGTCACGGAAAGGGGTGCGCCAGTCGACGTCGTTCCGGGACGGGTGGGGCCCACGAGCGCCCAGGCGGGCGAGGCGTCGTCGGGTGTCCGTTCGTCGGAGCACGTCGGCGGAAGCTCGGTTGGCGACGCTTCGACCCATGGGTCGCTCACGCACTCACATGTATTCGACCAGGACAGAGAAGCAGCAGGATTCGCGGGTCTCCCGTCAGACGATTCCGTCGGAATAGCGCAAGCAGAGCGGGCCGGCAACACGCCCGCCCACGCATCGAGCCGCGGCGTCGGTGGCTTGCCGGATGGCGTCACGGACGGCGTCGCCCCGTCCGTTCAACGGGCCTCGGGTACGCCCGTCGATGCGTCGAATCATGGGGCGGATATGACTTCGTCGGGTTCGACGACGCCTTTCCCGTCGATGTCTTCGGACGGCAGCCCTGAAAAGATCTCCGTCCCGGATGCGTCGGTCGACGACGTCGGCCGAACCCGGACCCGTGGCGCGGTAGAGGTTCCCGTGCCCGGGTCGATCCCGGAGCGTGCCGAGGTTTCCTCGGTCGAGGCGAACGGAATGCACGGTACGCCGACCCAGGACTTCGGCGCCGCGTCCGACTCGGAACCTGGCGGGCTATTCGCGATGAAGGCATCCGTTGGACATTCGTTCGCCGGGATCGACGAGAAGGAAGGCACTCCGGCCCGCGCCATCGTGGAGCCGGTTCGGCAGGACGATGGAGCGGAAACGACCGGATCGGTGGCCGACGAGATGCCGAAAGGCGTCGACGAACATACGTCACTTGAAGTGGTGAACCGTGGGAGCGCTCGAGGCAGCGACGCAAGGCACGGTTCGAGCGCAACGTCGTCAGCCTTGTCGACGACGATCGACTCAGCCTTGACCGGGCCTGCGGACATCGCCAACGTCGAGATCGGGCAGTTGTCTCGCGACGCATCGATCGACGAGAAGGAAGGCACTCCGGCCCACGCCATCGTGGAGTCGGTTCGGCACGACGATGGGGCGGAAACGATCGGATCGGTGGCCGACGAGATGTCGAAAGGCGTCGACGAACATACGTCACTTGAAGTGGTGAACCGTGGGAGCGCTCGAAGCAGCGACGCAAGGCACGGTTCGAACGCAACGTCGTCAGCCTTGTCGGCGACGATCGACTCAGCCTTGACCGGGTCTGCAGACATCGCCAACGTCGAGATCGGGCAGTTGTCTCGCGACGCATCGACATCGTCTTTGATCGAGAAGATCGAGAACGATCAAGACACGACCAGGCGCGAGACGCTGCTCGGCGCCGCCGACGTGGACGCCCCCGATGTCGAGTCCTGTACCACCGCGCAGGATCGCATCCGGGCCTCGACTTACGGAACAGCGGACAAGCCTTCCACGGCAAGTCACGTCCATCAGCATTCGTCCGACGCGTCGACGGAAGATCCTCGTGTGACGAACGTTCCCGCGAATCGAGATTGGAAGCGACACGATGAGCCCGATCCGGGCGATCCGCCCATGCTAAGCGACGACCCCGACGCGGACCCGCCCACATGA